The following coding sequences lie in one Arachis hypogaea cultivar Tifrunner chromosome 9, arahy.Tifrunner.gnm2.J5K5, whole genome shotgun sequence genomic window:
- the LOC112712487 gene encoding uncharacterized protein: MALHSHIERVLWSEEQISCRVTNLAAQISADFRAVSPPPVAVGVATGAFLFLADLVRRIELPLAVDFVRAESYGAGIQSNCAPTISLDLKVDVKGRHVILVEDIVDTGHTLCRVIEHLKSKEASSVSVCTFLDKPARRKVNVQLVGEGKFYRGFECPDYFVVGYGMDFAELYRNLPYIGVLKPEHYQ; the protein is encoded by the exons ATGGCTTTGCACTCCCACATAGAGAGAGTTCTATGGAGCGAGGAGCAAATCTCTTGCCGGGTCACCAACCTCGCCGCCCAAATCTCTGCCGACTTTCGTGCGGTTTCTCCGCCGCCGGTGGCCGTTGGCGTGGCTACCGGTGCTTTCCTCTTTCTGGCCGACCTAGTTCGAAGGATTGAGCTCCCCCTTGCCGTTGATTTCGTGAGAGCCGAATCCTACGGTGCAGGAATACAGTCCAACTGTGCGCCCACCATTTCTTTGGATTTGAAAGTTGATGTCAAAGGCCGCCACGTCATCTTG GTTGAAGACATCGTAGATACAGGACATACTTTATGTAGAGTTATTGAACACTTGAAATCAAAAGAAGCATCCTCTGTGTCCGTGTGCACTTTCCTTGATAAGCCAGCAAGGAGAAAAGTTAATGTTCAACTAGTGGGTGAAGGCAAATTCTACAGGGGATTTGAG TGTCCAGACTATTTTGTTGTTGGATACGGGATGGATTTTGCAGAACTGTATAGAAACTTACCATACATCGGTGTCTTGAAGCCTGAACATTATCAATGA
- the LOC112712488 gene encoding pentatricopeptide repeat-containing protein At3g26540, with translation MGVSAASILNHLLQAKNLKPQPRSTATNTTKAAITTILSHVNAGHICKAASVLFAFPAPFPYSLYAHLFQHCTSPRAVVGVRKAESHLLTFSPTPPIFLLNRAIEAYGRCDSLRDARELFDEMPQPDGGSWNALINAYSQRGFSDEVFKLFLKMNRCGVYPNQITLAGVLGSCAVASDIVLAKQAHGIVVKFGFCRNVILGSSLVNVYGKCGIMVDARRMFQEIPSPNAVTWNIILRRYLDAGDAREAIVLFSRMFLVKVRPLHFTFSAALVACASISRLEEGMQIHGVVVKLGLHEDNVVSSSLINMYMKCGKLEDGHEVFDQIGSKDLVSWTSIVNGYAMCGKTWEARKIFDEMPERNVISWNAMLAGYARFCDLHEALDFIYLMLGKIKDVDHVTLSLMLNVSAGLSDHEMGKQIHGYIYRHGFHSNLSAGNALLDMYGKCGNLNSATVWFNQMSNRRDWVSWNALLASYDNHQLSEQALTKFLEMQWETKPTKYTFGTLLAACANSFSLYFGKQIHGFIIRHGFEMDIIIRTALVHMYSRCRCLEYAIEVLKGAISRDVVIWNTMILGCCHNHRGKEALELFQLMEAEGINPDQVTFQGILLACVEEGFVDVGTDCFRSMSNEYYVLPRLEHYDCMIELYSRHGYMDELENFLKTMPIEPTLSMLRRAFEASQKNRYSRLGEWITHKLNEFEH, from the coding sequence ATGGGTGTAAGTGCCGCTTCCATACTCAACCACCTCCTCCAAGCAAAGAACCTCAAGCCTCAACCACGCTCCACCGCAACCAACACCACCAAGGCGGCCATCACAACCATCCTCTCCCACGTCAACGCCGGTCACATCTGTAAAGCCGCCTCCGTCCTCTTCGCATTCCCGGCGCCCTTCCCATACTCCCTCTACGCCCATCTCTTCCAACACTGCACCTCCCCACGCGCAGTCGTTGGCGTCCGCAAGGCCGAGTCCCACCTCCTCACCTTCTCCCCCACCCCACCCATCTTCCTTCTCAACCGCGCAATTGAGGCTTATGGAAGATGTGACTCTCTTCGGGATGCACGTGAATTGTTCGATGAAATGCCGCAGCCAGACGGTGGCTCTTGGAATGCGCTCATCAACGCTTATTCCCAGAGAGGTTTCTCGGATGAGGTTTTCAAGCTGTTTTTGAAGATGAATAGGTGTGGTGTTTATCCCAATCAGATAACTTTGGCTGGTGTTCTTGGGTCGTGTGCTGTGGCTTCTGATATTGTTTTGGCCAAGCAGGCTCATGGGATTGTTGTGAAATTTGGGTTTTGTCGCAATGTGATTCTCGGGAGTTCCCTTGTTAATGTCTATGGAAAATGTGGGATCATGGTTGATGCTCGTAGAATGTTTCAAGAGATTCCAAGTCCCAATGCTGTCACTTGGAATATCATTCTGAGGAGGTATCTTGATGCCGGCGATGCGAGGGAGGCCATTGTCTTGTTTTCGCGGATGTTTTTGGTGAAGGTTCGACCATTGCATTTCACATTTTCAGCTGCTCTTGTTGCTTGTGCGAGTATCTCTCGGCTGGAAGAGGGGATGCAGATACATGGGGTGGTTGTGAAGTTAGGTCTTCACGAGGATAATGTTGTTTCAAGCTCACTTATTAACATGTATATGAAGTGTGGTAAGCTTGAGGATGGCCATGAGGTTTTTGATCAGATTGGTTCCAAAGATTTGGTATCTTGGACCTCGATTGTAAATGGATATGCAATGTGTGGGAAAACATGGGAAGCAAGAAAGATTTTTGATGAGATGCCAGAGCGAAATGTGATCTCATGGAATGCAATGTTGGCTGGGTATGCTAGATTTTGTGATTTGCACGAAGCGTTAGACTTTATATATCTGATGCTTGGTAAAATTAAAGATGTCGATCATGTAACACTTAGTCTGATGTTAAATGTCTCTGCAGGTCTTTCAGATCACGAGATGGGTAAACAAATACATGGTTATATATATCGACATGGTTTCCACTCAAACCTGAGTGCCGGCAATGCTCTTCTTGATATGTATGGTAAATGTGGGAACTTGAACAGTGCCACAGTTTGGTTTAACCAGATGAGTAATCGGCGTGACTGGGTTTCTTGGAATGCTTTGTTGGCTAGCTATGATAATCATCAGTTGAGTGAACAAGCACTAACAAAATTTTTGGAGATGCAGTGGGAGACAAAACCAACAAAGTATACCTTTGGAACCCTCTTGGCAGCATGTGCAAATAGTTTTTCTCTTTACTTTGGAAAACAGATTCATGGATTCATCATTAGACATGGATTTGAAATGGATATTATAATCAGAACTGCTTTGGTCCACATGTATTCTCGATGTCGATGCCTTGAGTATGCTATCGAGGTTCTCAAGGGAGCAATTTCCAGAGATGTAGTCATTTGGAATACCATGATTTTGGGATGTTGCCACAATCATAGGGGTAAAGAGGCGCTTGAACTTTTTCAACTGATGGAAGCAGAAGGCATCAATCCAGACCAAGTGACGTTTCAGGGGATTCTGCTGGCTTGTGTTGAAGAAGGCTTTGTTGATGTAGGTACTGACTGCTTTAGATCAATGAGCAATGAATACTATGTCCTGCCCCGGCTGGAGCACTATGATTGCATGATTGAACTATATAGTCGACATGGGTATATGGATGAGCTAGAGAACTTTCTCAAAACAATGCCAATAGAGCCCACTCTTTCAATGTTGAGAAGGGCCTTTGAAGCATCTCAGAAAAATAGGTACTCAAGACTAGGAGAATGGATTACACATAAACTTAATGAATTTGAACACTAA